In a single window of the Saccharothrix australiensis genome:
- a CDS encoding RNA polymerase sigma factor, producing MCSTRSDGRHLGGKPLGDHEGLAVLFEAARDGDRRALGRLAEALTPLLWQVARAQGLDRERSADAVQTAWLRLLGSLADIHTPRALTAWLVTVTKRVAWAMRTEQRSGELVGALPDDVVDPAPGPDEQAAFADRRVRLWAAVNRLSHRCRELLRVIAFVPRPDYADISAALDMPRGSIGPTRGRCLAQLRKQLLADDEGSWR from the coding sequence ATGTGCAGTACCCGTTCTGACGGGCGGCACCTCGGCGGCAAGCCCCTCGGCGACCACGAGGGGCTTGCCGTCCTGTTCGAGGCGGCGCGCGACGGCGACCGCCGGGCGCTCGGCCGGCTCGCCGAGGCGCTGACCCCGTTGCTGTGGCAGGTCGCGCGGGCCCAGGGCCTGGACCGGGAGCGCAGCGCGGACGCCGTCCAGACCGCCTGGCTGCGGCTGCTCGGCTCGCTGGCCGACATCCACACGCCCCGCGCGCTGACCGCGTGGCTGGTGACCGTCACGAAGCGGGTCGCGTGGGCCATGCGGACCGAGCAGCGGTCCGGCGAGCTGGTCGGCGCGCTGCCGGACGACGTGGTCGACCCCGCGCCTGGCCCCGACGAGCAGGCCGCGTTCGCCGACCGCCGCGTCCGGCTGTGGGCGGCGGTGAACCGGCTGTCGCACCGCTGCCGCGAACTGCTGCGGGTGATCGCGTTCGTCCCCCGGCCGGACTACGCGGACATCAGCGCCGCGCTCGACATGCCCAGGGGCAGCATCGGCCCGACCAGGGGGCGCTGCCTGGCCCAGCTCCGCAAGCAGCTGTTGGCCGACGACGAGGGGAGCTGGCGGTGA
- a CDS encoding S8 family serine peptidase, with protein MAIKFIKKPPPGDACGSGGVGVESVTRLRVPAELLNRHDGRVLDPGAVAAAGGWPAPRSTAYRPRVLLVPEDVLRDEVGLGAIRRVLNGAGIDLTTPEVGEGTLPRPVVLRPLAGRRDVDSWAALQELRAAADRDDVEFDRDLVGRISLEHLMFSAVTITGTPWDTNGDIVNGSYRRSDAGFSRMPVTLVAEPPPRGEVGTERFARRPVVAVLDSGIGPHPWFGLSDRSAPPPEDSFISVLDEAQEAIRCNAAVTCAGTSAQALTDFWDEPATTDRLIKDVDSNTGHGTFIAGIIRQAAPRADVLAVRVMHSDGVAYGSDVIAALEAISRRVARAQDEGRPEDMVDVVSLSLGYLDESPSDAKYTSHLAEVVGRLVGQGVLVLAASGNNSTSRRFYPAALAELPDDPAGGPGVISVGALNPNSTKAGFSNDGEWVTCWATGAGIISTFPTDVTGPRQPVLSDSQRSGFDPDDFDSGFAVWDGTSFATPLAAAAVANALIDVAAEDTGLSLAQVDRKTVIERARAAMERCYVQYPF; from the coding sequence GTGGCGATCAAGTTCATCAAGAAGCCGCCGCCAGGCGATGCGTGCGGCTCGGGGGGAGTCGGCGTCGAGTCCGTGACGAGGCTGCGGGTGCCGGCGGAACTGCTCAACCGGCACGACGGCCGGGTCCTCGACCCCGGCGCGGTGGCGGCGGCGGGCGGCTGGCCCGCGCCGCGCTCGACCGCGTACCGGCCGCGGGTGCTGCTGGTGCCCGAGGACGTGCTGCGGGACGAGGTCGGGCTCGGCGCGATCCGCCGGGTGCTCAACGGGGCGGGTATCGACCTGACCACTCCCGAGGTCGGGGAGGGCACCCTGCCGCGCCCCGTGGTGCTGCGCCCGCTGGCCGGCAGGCGGGACGTCGACTCGTGGGCGGCGCTCCAGGAACTGCGGGCCGCCGCCGACCGCGACGACGTCGAGTTCGACCGCGACCTCGTCGGGCGCATCAGCCTGGAGCACCTGATGTTCAGCGCCGTCACCATCACCGGGACGCCGTGGGACACCAACGGCGACATCGTGAACGGCTCCTACCGCCGGTCCGACGCCGGGTTCTCGCGGATGCCGGTCACGCTCGTCGCCGAACCGCCGCCGCGCGGCGAGGTCGGCACCGAGCGGTTCGCCCGGCGGCCCGTCGTCGCCGTGCTGGACTCGGGGATCGGGCCGCACCCGTGGTTCGGCCTCAGCGACCGCAGCGCGCCGCCGCCCGAGGACAGCTTCATCTCCGTGCTGGACGAGGCCCAGGAAGCGATCCGGTGCAACGCCGCCGTCACCTGCGCCGGCACGTCGGCGCAGGCGCTCACGGACTTCTGGGACGAGCCCGCGACCACGGACCGCCTGATCAAGGACGTGGACAGCAACACCGGGCACGGCACGTTCATCGCGGGCATCATCCGGCAGGCCGCGCCGCGCGCGGACGTGCTCGCCGTCCGGGTCATGCACAGCGACGGCGTCGCCTACGGCTCGGACGTCATCGCCGCGCTGGAGGCGATCTCGCGGCGGGTCGCCCGCGCGCAGGACGAGGGCCGCCCCGAGGACATGGTCGACGTCGTGTCGCTCTCCCTGGGGTACCTGGACGAGTCGCCGTCCGACGCCAAGTACACCTCGCACCTCGCGGAGGTCGTCGGCCGCCTGGTCGGGCAGGGCGTGCTGGTGCTGGCCGCGTCCGGCAACAACTCGACCAGCAGGCGCTTCTACCCGGCGGCGCTGGCCGAGCTGCCCGACGACCCGGCCGGGGGGCCCGGGGTGATCAGCGTCGGCGCGCTCAACCCCAACTCGACCAAGGCCGGGTTCTCCAACGACGGCGAGTGGGTCACGTGCTGGGCGACCGGCGCGGGCATCATCAGCACCTTCCCGACCGACGTGACCGGGCCGCGGCAGCCCGTGCTGTCCGACTCGCAGCGCAGCGGTTTCGACCCGGACGACTTCGACAGCGGGTTCGCGGTGTGGGACGGCACCTCGTTCGCGACGCCGCTGGCCGCCGCCGCCGTGGCCAACGCGCTGATCGACGTGGCGGCGGAGGACACCGGCCTGAGCCTCGCCCAGGTCGACCGGAAGACCGTGATCGAGCGTGCGCGGGCGGCGATGGAACGCTGCTATGTGCAGTACCCGTTCTGA
- a CDS encoding polysaccharide deacetylase family protein encodes MRLLPTGARARRWTVVAVAASLVLSSGAWGLSALANARTFQLFGGLTSRVETDERVVALTFDDGPDPAGTRPVLDVLAAKGVRATFYLTGRELAAQPGLGREIAAAGHELGNHSYSHERMVFVSPGRVAEEVERTDALIREAGYTGEITFRPPNGKKLFALPRYLDEHHRRTVTWDVEPDSADAGVGAEELVAATVEQVRPGSIVLLHAMYPARARTREAIGPVVDRLRERGYRFATVSELLALGGR; translated from the coding sequence ATGCGCTTACTGCCGACGGGCGCGCGTGCGCGCCGGTGGACGGTCGTCGCCGTGGCCGCGTCCCTGGTGCTGTCGTCGGGCGCGTGGGGGCTGTCCGCGCTGGCCAACGCCCGCACGTTCCAGCTCTTCGGCGGCCTCACCAGCCGGGTGGAGACGGACGAGCGCGTGGTCGCGCTGACCTTCGACGACGGGCCCGACCCGGCGGGCACCCGGCCGGTGCTCGACGTGCTGGCGGCGAAGGGCGTGCGCGCGACGTTCTACCTGACCGGTCGCGAGCTGGCGGCGCAGCCGGGGCTGGGGCGGGAGATCGCCGCCGCCGGGCACGAGCTGGGCAACCACTCGTACTCGCACGAGCGGATGGTGTTCGTGTCGCCGGGCCGGGTCGCCGAGGAGGTCGAGCGCACCGACGCGCTGATCCGCGAGGCCGGGTACACCGGGGAGATCACCTTCCGGCCGCCCAACGGCAAGAAGCTCTTCGCGCTGCCCCGGTACCTGGACGAGCACCACCGCCGGACGGTCACCTGGGACGTCGAGCCGGACTCGGCGGACGCCGGGGTGGGCGCGGAGGAGCTGGTGGCGGCCACCGTCGAGCAGGTCAGGCCGGGGTCGATCGTCCTGCTGCACGCCATGTACCCGGCGCGGGCCCGGACGCGGGAGGCGATCGGCCCGGTCGTCGACCGGCTGCGCGAGCGCGGCTACCGGTTCGCCACGGTCTCCGAGCTGCTGGCGCTGGGCGGGAGGTGA
- a CDS encoding peptidoglycan-binding domain-containing protein: MISRIVVAAGLVAGLLGAAPADASARTLLPAVSMEAVLKAAQIDPRRSDSAITPGSGDGVLLVEQALSARGLLDAAYADGHFGTRTVDAYAAYQRSLGYTGLDASGLPGQTSLRRLGEQRYTVTATVSAGDRLTYRGALMNARTKAMLVEAERLLGRQLDITQGSYNTGNPGSAGTHDGGGALDLSVAGMSAATRTAVAKALRQVGFAAWVRTPAQGDWGYHIHAVALADPDLSPAAQHQAGDYYLGYNGLANRAPDDGPAVAKRTWEDYNR, from the coding sequence GTGATCAGCAGGATCGTCGTGGCGGCGGGACTCGTCGCCGGGCTGCTCGGCGCCGCTCCGGCGGACGCCTCGGCCCGGACCCTCCTTCCCGCCGTCAGCATGGAGGCGGTGCTCAAGGCGGCGCAGATCGACCCGCGCCGGTCCGACTCGGCGATCACGCCGGGCAGCGGGGACGGCGTGCTGCTGGTGGAGCAGGCGCTGAGCGCGCGCGGCCTGCTGGACGCGGCCTACGCGGACGGCCACTTCGGCACCCGCACCGTCGACGCGTACGCGGCCTACCAGCGCTCGCTGGGCTACACGGGCCTCGACGCGTCCGGCCTGCCGGGCCAGACCTCGCTGCGGCGGCTGGGCGAGCAGCGCTACACCGTCACGGCCACCGTGTCGGCGGGCGACAGGCTGACCTATCGCGGCGCGCTGATGAACGCGCGCACCAAGGCGATGCTGGTCGAGGCGGAACGGCTGCTCGGCAGGCAGCTCGACATCACGCAGGGCTCGTACAACACCGGCAACCCCGGCTCGGCGGGCACCCACGACGGCGGCGGCGCGCTGGACCTCTCCGTGGCGGGCATGTCCGCCGCCACGCGCACGGCCGTCGCGAAGGCGTTGCGGCAGGTCGGTTTCGCGGCCTGGGTGCGCACACCGGCGCAGGGCGACTGGGGTTACCACATCCACGCGGTGGCCCTGGCGGACCCGGACCTGTCGCCGGCCGCGCAGCACCAGGCCGGCGACTACTACCTGGGCTACAACGGCCTGGCCAACCGCGCGCCCGACGACGGGCCCGCCGTGGCCAAGAGGACGTGGGAGGACTACAACCGCTGA
- a CDS encoding alpha/beta fold hydrolase, whose protein sequence is MSRDHHTTRVPGLAMTDHRFTVPVDHADPSAGSLTVFAREVVDPAKVGKPLPWLLFLQGGPGGRAPRPAAARGWLRRAVRSHRVLLLDQRGTGRSTPVTARTAAELGPRLASYLAHFRADAIVADAELVRRGLCGDEPWETLGQSYGGFLTLTYLSVAPQGLRSCYITGGLPGLTATADDVYARTYPRVRAKVDAFYARHPGDADRVRRIADLLPVALPDGDRLTLDRLRTLGFALGTGDGAERLHWLLEQAFDGDGLSDAFLYEVLAWTSYAGRPLFATLHESIYGQGGKPTAWAAHRALAAFPEFTADSDPLLLTGEMIYPWMFEDVRCLRPFADAAHQLAEWSEWTPLYDPDRLARNEVPVAAAVYHDDMYVDAGLSLDTAGRVGALRAWVTNEWEHDGVSASGERVLDRLIDMAAGQV, encoded by the coding sequence GTGAGTCGAGACCACCACACCACCCGTGTCCCCGGCCTGGCGATGACCGACCACCGGTTCACCGTCCCGGTCGACCACGCCGACCCGTCGGCGGGCAGCCTGACCGTCTTCGCGCGGGAGGTCGTCGACCCGGCGAAGGTCGGGAAACCCTTGCCGTGGCTGCTGTTCCTCCAGGGCGGACCGGGCGGGAGGGCGCCCCGGCCCGCCGCCGCCCGCGGCTGGTTGCGCCGCGCGGTGCGGTCCCACCGCGTGCTGCTGCTCGACCAGCGCGGCACGGGGCGCAGCACGCCGGTGACCGCGCGGACCGCCGCCGAGCTGGGTCCGCGCCTCGCGTCCTACCTGGCCCACTTCCGGGCCGACGCCATCGTGGCCGACGCCGAGCTGGTGCGGCGTGGGCTGTGCGGCGACGAACCGTGGGAGACGCTGGGCCAGAGCTACGGCGGTTTCCTCACGCTGACCTACCTCTCCGTTGCGCCCCAAGGGTTACGGTCCTGCTACATCACCGGCGGGCTGCCGGGGCTGACGGCCACGGCGGACGACGTCTACGCCCGGACGTACCCGCGCGTGCGGGCCAAGGTGGACGCCTTCTACGCGCGGCACCCCGGCGACGCCGACCGAGTGCGGCGGATCGCGGACCTGCTGCCGGTGGCGCTGCCCGACGGCGACCGCCTCACCCTGGACCGGTTGCGGACGCTGGGGTTCGCGCTCGGCACGGGCGACGGGGCCGAGCGCCTGCACTGGTTGCTGGAGCAGGCTTTCGACGGCGACGGGCTGTCGGACGCGTTCCTCTACGAGGTGCTGGCGTGGACCTCCTACGCCGGGCGACCGCTGTTCGCGACGCTGCACGAGTCCATCTACGGGCAGGGCGGCAAGCCCACCGCCTGGGCCGCGCACCGCGCGCTGGCCGCGTTCCCCGAGTTCACGGCGGACAGCGACCCGCTGCTGCTCACCGGCGAGATGATCTACCCGTGGATGTTCGAGGACGTCCGCTGCCTGCGGCCGTTCGCCGACGCCGCGCACCAACTGGCCGAGTGGTCCGAGTGGACGCCGCTGTACGACCCGGACCGGTTGGCGCGCAACGAGGTCCCGGTCGCCGCCGCCGTCTACCACGACGACATGTACGTCGACGCCGGGCTGTCGCTCGACACGGCGGGCCGGGTGGGCGCGCTGCGGGCGTGGGTGACCAACGAGTGGGAGCACGACGGCGTGTCGGCGTCGGGCGAACGCGTGCTGGACCGGCTCATCGACATGGCCGCCGGCCAGGTGTGA
- a CDS encoding TetR/AcrR family transcriptional regulator, with product MNAKNQALDLLWNPDRRPSRGPRRGLTMDRIVAAAIEVVEAEGLAALSMRRVATQLGVGTASLYTYLPGKTELAALMLDAMAAEDPLPHEWPGDWRAKLTACARADWVGFRSHPWVLHLLATTPAPGPNALRWLDSALSVLADTGLTESEKMAVIESVDAYVRGLARLQIDTDAHAENPEELRERDAELGRLVDFDRYPALLRALREGVAPWSGDQFEFGLQRLLDGVEALIEARAKR from the coding sequence ATGAACGCAAAGAACCAGGCCCTGGACCTGCTGTGGAACCCCGACCGGCGGCCCTCCAGGGGTCCGCGGCGCGGGCTCACGATGGACCGCATCGTCGCCGCCGCGATCGAGGTCGTCGAGGCGGAGGGCCTGGCCGCGCTGTCCATGCGCAGGGTCGCGACGCAGCTCGGCGTCGGCACCGCGTCGCTCTACACCTACCTGCCGGGCAAGACGGAGCTGGCCGCGCTGATGCTCGACGCGATGGCCGCGGAGGACCCGCTGCCGCACGAGTGGCCGGGCGACTGGCGGGCGAAGCTGACGGCCTGCGCCCGCGCCGACTGGGTCGGCTTCCGCAGCCACCCGTGGGTGCTCCACCTGCTGGCGACCACGCCCGCGCCCGGCCCGAACGCGCTTCGCTGGCTCGACTCCGCCCTGTCCGTGCTGGCCGACACGGGGCTCACCGAGTCCGAGAAGATGGCCGTGATCGAGTCGGTCGACGCCTACGTGCGGGGTCTGGCCCGCCTCCAGATCGACACCGACGCGCACGCCGAGAACCCGGAGGAGCTGCGCGAACGGGACGCGGAGCTGGGCAGGCTGGTCGACTTCGACCGGTACCCGGCCCTGCTGCGGGCCCTGCGGGAGGGCGTGGCCCCGTGGTCGGGCGACCAGTTCGAGTTCGGCCTGCAACGCCTGCTCGACGGAGTGGAGGCCCTGATCGAGGCCCGTGCGAAGCGCTGA
- a CDS encoding MFS transporter: MEDARRRERRTLWAATLTNGPAELIDFVLPLWAGIALGLGATEVGVLLAVEMALSVVVRPVAGVLADRCERRHVAGAGALLYAVSCAGYAVAGDVVVAYAAAAVGGAGGALLWVAVSAIVSERLAEDSAVFPRLLAAQETGSWVAFVAGLALLGAIGFGGLFQACAAACLAAAALLFAAPRRGVRSGAGVEAAGLGAVGLGAVGLGAVGRRLRPMLFAVVMTMAAESAVSLLLLLHLQRGFGLEVVQVAYVFLPGAIVMSVAAGRLHRYVVRFGRSRVLMAASVASCAFAVSLSWAPDPYVIAALWVLSGVAWAAVLPIQQAVIAEASGGQVGRGMGVYESACLVGGLVGSLAAGALYDGAAWSVACVVAGAMILAGAVVVPRAVRRLGVEEFPPPPPVVGEAGAGPVAGAAEVAAGPGETGADRDGGSSRSEPSQPERSQPERLQPERLQPERSGPEPSQPERSGSSKSEPPKSPARLLSDLLVHSGLFAAAQAVLALFDLSWVRDLLTRDLGTVLLGRVGRDGADAFLYGAGRVWAVVLVVDVVWTVVLVVRRNRAVKPR, from the coding sequence GTGGAGGACGCGCGCCGCAGGGAGCGGCGGACGTTGTGGGCGGCCACGCTGACCAACGGGCCGGCGGAGTTGATCGACTTCGTGCTGCCGCTGTGGGCGGGCATCGCGCTGGGGCTCGGCGCGACCGAGGTCGGTGTGCTGCTGGCGGTGGAGATGGCGTTGTCGGTGGTGGTCCGGCCGGTCGCCGGCGTGCTGGCCGACCGGTGCGAGCGCCGGCACGTGGCGGGCGCGGGCGCGCTGCTGTACGCGGTGTCGTGCGCCGGGTACGCGGTGGCGGGCGACGTGGTCGTCGCGTACGCGGCGGCGGCGGTGGGCGGCGCGGGCGGCGCGCTGCTGTGGGTCGCGGTCTCCGCGATCGTCAGCGAACGGCTCGCCGAGGACTCGGCGGTGTTCCCGCGCCTGCTGGCGGCGCAGGAGACCGGCTCGTGGGTGGCGTTCGTGGCGGGCCTGGCGCTGCTGGGCGCGATCGGGTTCGGCGGGCTGTTCCAGGCGTGCGCCGCGGCGTGCCTGGCGGCGGCGGCGCTGCTGTTCGCCGCGCCCCGGCGCGGCGTGCGGTCGGGCGCGGGCGTCGAGGCGGCCGGGTTGGGCGCGGTCGGGTTGGGCGCGGTCGGGTTGGGCGCGGTCGGGCGGCGGCTGCGGCCGATGCTGTTCGCGGTGGTGATGACGATGGCCGCCGAGTCCGCCGTGTCGCTGCTGCTGCTGTTGCACCTCCAGCGCGGGTTCGGGCTGGAGGTGGTGCAGGTCGCCTATGTGTTCCTGCCGGGCGCGATCGTGATGAGCGTGGCGGCGGGGCGCCTGCACCGGTACGTGGTGCGGTTCGGCCGCTCACGGGTGCTGATGGCGGCGTCGGTGGCCAGTTGCGCGTTCGCGGTGAGCCTGTCGTGGGCGCCGGACCCGTACGTGATCGCCGCGCTGTGGGTGCTCAGCGGCGTGGCCTGGGCGGCGGTGCTGCCGATCCAGCAGGCGGTGATCGCCGAGGCGTCGGGTGGCCAGGTCGGGCGCGGCATGGGGGTGTACGAGTCGGCGTGCCTGGTCGGCGGGCTGGTCGGCAGCCTGGCGGCGGGCGCGCTCTACGACGGTGCGGCCTGGTCGGTGGCGTGCGTGGTGGCGGGCGCGATGATCCTGGCCGGCGCGGTCGTCGTGCCGCGCGCGGTGCGCCGCCTGGGTGTCGAGGAGTTCCCGCCGCCACCGCCGGTGGTGGGGGAGGCCGGGGCGGGACCCGTGGCCGGTGCGGCGGAGGTCGCGGCCGGGCCGGGGGAGACCGGGGCGGACCGGGACGGCGGCTCGTCGCGGTCCGAGCCGTCGCAGCCGGAGCGGTCGCAGCCGGAGCGGTTGCAGCCGGAGCGGTTGCAGCCGGAGCGGTCGGGGCCGGAGCCGTCGCAGCCGGAGCGGTCGGGCTCGTCGAAGTCCGAGCCGCCGAAGTCCCCGGCGAGGCTGCTCTCGGACCTCCTCGTCCACAGTGGACTGTTCGCCGCCGCGCAGGCCGTCCTGGCGCTGTTCGACCTGTCGTGGGTGCGCGACCTGCTGACGCGCGACCTCGGCACGGTCCTCCTGGGCCGGGTCGGGCGGGACGGCGCGGACGCGTTCCTGTACGGGGCCGGTCGGGTCTGGGCCGTCGTGCTGGTCGTCGACGTGGTGTGGACGGTGGTGCTGGTCGTGCGGCGGAACCGCGCCGTCAAGCCCCGATGA
- a CDS encoding PaaX family transcriptional regulator, which produces MTTVPAAGEAGFADGDTSTKAARPRQLIVTLYGLFARGRGGWLSVASVVGLLRELDVDEPAVRSSVSRLKRRDVLQAERRDGTAGYALSPAGLAILREGDHRIFRRERATSADGWLLAVFSVPEAERHKRHLLRSQLSRLGFGTAAPGVWIAPAHLHEPTADILRSQDLHGYADLFRADHLAFGDLAAKVRRWWDLDQLEALYSAFLAEHGPTPDRHRRAVDGRAAFVDYVRLLTDWRRLPYLDPGLPEDLLPPDWIGVRAADLFFSLQDRLEDAARAYGSRVIGA; this is translated from the coding sequence GTGACGACGGTACCGGCCGCCGGCGAGGCGGGGTTCGCCGACGGCGACACGTCCACGAAGGCGGCCCGGCCCCGGCAGCTGATCGTGACGCTGTACGGCCTGTTCGCCAGGGGCCGCGGCGGGTGGCTGTCGGTCGCGTCGGTGGTGGGCCTGCTGCGCGAGCTGGACGTCGACGAGCCCGCCGTGCGGTCGTCGGTCTCCCGCCTCAAGCGGCGCGACGTCCTCCAGGCGGAACGCCGCGACGGCACCGCCGGGTACGCGCTGTCCCCGGCGGGGCTGGCGATCCTGCGCGAGGGCGACCACCGCATCTTCCGGCGCGAGCGGGCGACGTCGGCCGACGGCTGGCTGCTGGCCGTGTTCTCCGTGCCCGAGGCCGAGCGCCACAAGCGGCACCTGCTGCGCTCCCAGCTGAGCAGGCTCGGGTTCGGCACCGCCGCGCCGGGCGTCTGGATCGCGCCCGCCCACCTGCACGAGCCGACCGCCGACATCCTGCGCAGCCAGGACCTGCACGGCTACGCCGACCTGTTCCGCGCCGACCACCTGGCGTTCGGCGACCTGGCCGCGAAGGTGCGCCGGTGGTGGGACCTCGACCAGCTGGAGGCGCTGTACTCGGCGTTCCTCGCCGAGCACGGGCCGACGCCGGACCGCCACCGGCGGGCGGTCGACGGCCGCGCCGCGTTCGTCGACTACGTCCGCCTGCTCACCGACTGGCGGCGGCTGCCCTACCTCGACCCCGGCCTGCCCGAGGACCTGCTGCCGCCCGACTGGATCGGCGTCCGCGCGGCGGACCTGTTCTTCTCGCTCCAGGACCGCCTGGAGGACGCCGCCCGCGCCTACGGCAGCCGCGTCATCGGGGCTTGA
- a CDS encoding AMP-binding protein produces MPPTRSAHVDTFCRDRLPPPEQQPEFLFDLPELRYPDRLNCAQRLLDDAIRRFGGDRPCLRTPADCWSYAELARRSDRIARVLAEDLGVRPGNRVMLRGPNNPWTVAAWLAVVKAGGVAVTVMPLLRAGEIAELVAITRPALVLADHRFADDLPAPPAGPVVVGYGGAGPADLVARAESKVDGFRCVDTAADDVVLLAPTSGTTGRPKATMHYHRDVLACADTFARHVLRPRPDDLFTGTPPLGFTFGLGGLVVFPLRCGASTLLLERATPAELADAIAAHGVTVLFTAPTAYKAMLAAGKAPALAGLRRCVSAGEHLPASTWERFHRATGLRIIDGIGGTELLHIFISAADDDIRPGATGRAVPGYRAAVLDDDGRPVPDGVPGRLAVKGPTGCRYLADDRQRDYVRHGWNLTGDTYVRDADGYFWFQARDDDMIVSAGYNIAGPEVEAALLDHPDVAETAVVAAPDADRGAVVCAFVVLRAGVTGDTAKAAELQAFVKAAIAPYKYPRRVEFTAALPKTPSGKVQRYRLRRLVAEPGTPSGDALIP; encoded by the coding sequence GTGCCACCGACCAGATCGGCCCACGTGGACACGTTCTGCCGCGACCGCCTCCCGCCGCCCGAGCAGCAGCCCGAGTTCCTGTTCGACCTGCCCGAGCTGCGCTACCCCGACCGCCTGAACTGCGCGCAGCGCCTGCTCGACGACGCCATCCGCCGGTTCGGCGGCGACCGGCCGTGCCTGCGCACCCCGGCCGACTGCTGGAGCTACGCCGAGCTGGCCCGGCGCAGCGACCGGATCGCCCGCGTCCTGGCCGAGGACCTCGGCGTGCGGCCCGGCAACCGGGTGATGCTGCGCGGGCCGAACAACCCGTGGACGGTCGCCGCGTGGCTGGCGGTGGTCAAGGCGGGCGGCGTGGCGGTGACCGTCATGCCGCTGCTGCGCGCCGGTGAGATCGCCGAGCTCGTGGCCATCACGAGACCGGCGCTGGTGCTCGCCGACCACCGGTTCGCCGACGACCTGCCCGCGCCGCCCGCCGGCCCGGTGGTCGTCGGCTACGGCGGCGCGGGCCCGGCGGACCTCGTCGCGCGCGCCGAGTCCAAGGTGGACGGTTTCCGGTGCGTGGACACCGCCGCCGACGACGTCGTGCTGCTCGCGCCGACCTCCGGCACCACCGGCAGGCCCAAGGCCACCATGCACTACCACCGGGACGTGCTGGCGTGCGCGGACACCTTCGCGCGGCACGTGCTGCGGCCCCGGCCCGACGACCTGTTCACCGGGACGCCGCCGCTGGGGTTCACCTTCGGCCTGGGCGGCCTGGTGGTGTTCCCGCTGCGCTGCGGCGCGTCGACCCTGCTGCTGGAACGCGCGACGCCCGCCGAGCTCGCCGACGCGATCGCCGCGCACGGCGTGACGGTGCTGTTCACCGCGCCCACCGCCTACAAGGCGATGCTCGCGGCGGGCAAGGCGCCCGCGCTGGCCGGCCTGCGGCGCTGCGTGTCCGCCGGCGAGCACCTGCCCGCGTCCACCTGGGAGCGCTTCCACCGGGCGACCGGGCTGCGCATCATCGACGGCATCGGCGGCACCGAGCTCCTGCACATCTTCATCTCGGCCGCCGACGACGACATCCGGCCCGGCGCGACCGGCCGGGCCGTGCCCGGCTACCGGGCCGCCGTGCTCGACGACGACGGGCGGCCGGTGCCGGACGGCGTGCCCGGCAGGCTCGCGGTGAAGGGACCGACCGGCTGCCGCTACCTCGCCGACGACCGCCAGCGCGACTACGTGCGGCACGGCTGGAACCTGACCGGCGACACCTACGTGCGCGACGCCGACGGCTACTTCTGGTTCCAGGCCCGCGACGACGACATGATCGTCTCCGCCGGGTACAACATCGCCGGGCCCGAGGTGGAGGCGGCGCTGCTCGACCACCCCGACGTCGCCGAGACCGCCGTCGTCGCCGCGCCGGACGCCGACCGGGGCGCGGTCGTGTGCGCGTTCGTCGTGCTGCGGGCCGGCGTCACCGGCGACACCGCGAAGGCCGCCGAGCTCCAGGCGTTCGTCAAGGCCGCGATCGCGCCCTACAAGTACCCCAGGCGGGTCGAGTTCACGGCCGCGCTGCCGAAGACGCCCAGCGGCAAGGTCCAGCGCTACCGGCTGCGGCGGCTGGTGGCCGAGCCAGGGACGCCGTCGGGCGACGCGCTGATACCGTGA
- a CDS encoding maleate cis-trans isomerase family protein codes for MSRAYRIGQIVPSSNVTMETEVPAIFRAREAVAPERFTFHSSRMRMTRVTPEELAAMDADSGRCAAELSDARVDVLGYACLVAVMSLGRGRHRVAERSLARVAADHGAPAPVVTSAGALVDALHLLGARTVAVICPYLRPLAETVVGYLRAEGIGVTDCTALGIADNLRVAAHDPADLVPLAAALDHRDADAVVLSACVQLPSLAAIEVVERALGKPVLSASTATAHQLMRALDLPAVAPGAGTLLAGGHAETPFRGGGR; via the coding sequence ATGAGCCGCGCCTACCGGATCGGGCAGATCGTGCCCAGCTCCAACGTGACGATGGAGACCGAGGTGCCCGCGATCTTCCGGGCGCGGGAGGCCGTCGCGCCCGAGCGGTTCACCTTCCACTCCAGCCGGATGCGCATGACGCGCGTGACACCGGAGGAGCTGGCCGCGATGGACGCCGACTCCGGGCGGTGCGCCGCCGAGCTGTCCGACGCGCGGGTCGACGTGCTCGGCTACGCCTGCCTGGTGGCCGTCATGAGCCTCGGCCGGGGCCGCCACCGCGTCGCCGAGCGGTCCCTCGCGCGGGTCGCCGCCGACCACGGCGCGCCCGCGCCGGTCGTCACCAGCGCCGGCGCGCTCGTCGACGCGCTGCACCTGCTGGGCGCGCGCACCGTCGCCGTGATCTGCCCCTACCTCCGGCCGCTGGCCGAGACCGTCGTCGGCTACCTGCGCGCCGAGGGCATCGGCGTCACCGACTGCACCGCCCTGGGCATCGCGGACAACCTCCGGGTGGCCGCGCACGACCCGGCGGACCTCGTCCCGCTCGCCGCCGCGCTCGACCACCGCGACGCGGACGCCGTCGTGCTGTCCGCCTGCGTCCAGCTCCCCTCGCTGGCCGCGATCGAGGTCGTGGAACGCGCGCTGGGCAAGCCCGTGCTCTCCGCGTCGACCGCGACCGCGCACCAGCTGATGCGGGCGCTCGACCTGCCCGCCGTCGCGCCGGGCGCGGGCACGCTGCTGGCGGGCGGCCACGCGGAGACCCCGTTCCGCGGCGGCGGGCGCTGA